In the Maribacter sp. MJ134 genome, one interval contains:
- a CDS encoding transposase — protein MSVDTAHHVITDIRAYHADGKDNQQLQDIVHRLQRRLWQQGMVFENCVADTGYSSGENYAFLEQQGLKSFIPPHGTYKGGPDGFEYIGEHDHYLCPQGKVIPFTKVFLDGRTRTKKKEYRARKHVCLGCPVRERCLGKSAQEKKFSVTYYRGEYERNIARVESPQGRYMKGKRQSTVEPVFGTLTQFMGLRKINTIGLAQANKVMHLSAIAYNLKKYLKFERKRAESGAGQLALKALAKSVLQNLFQASMTHRNLDFRF, from the coding sequence TTGAGCGTCGATACCGCGCACCATGTGATCACCGACATCAGGGCGTACCATGCGGACGGAAAGGACAATCAACAGCTACAGGATATCGTACACCGCTTACAAAGAAGGTTATGGCAACAGGGTATGGTTTTTGAAAACTGCGTAGCGGACACGGGCTACAGTTCGGGCGAGAACTATGCCTTTCTGGAACAGCAGGGGCTAAAGAGTTTCATTCCACCCCACGGCACCTACAAGGGCGGCCCCGATGGGTTCGAGTATATCGGGGAACATGACCATTATCTGTGTCCACAAGGAAAGGTAATCCCCTTCACCAAGGTTTTCCTTGACGGTCGCACCAGGACAAAGAAGAAGGAGTACCGTGCGCGGAAACATGTCTGTCTGGGCTGCCCCGTACGGGAACGGTGCCTGGGAAAGAGTGCACAGGAGAAGAAGTTCAGCGTTACCTATTACCGTGGTGAGTACGAAAGGAACATAGCAAGGGTCGAAAGCCCGCAGGGCAGGTACATGAAGGGCAAGCGGCAAAGTACGGTCGAGCCCGTGTTCGGCACGCTCACACAGTTCATGGGGCTACGAAAGATAAATACCATCGGCCTTGCACAGGCCAACAAGGTGATGCACCTTTCGGCCATCGCCTATAATTTGAAGAAGTACCTGAAATTCGAACGAAAACGGGCAGAAAGCGGGGCGGGACAGCTTGCTTTGAAGGCATTGGCCAAAAGTGTGCTCCAAAACCTGTTTCAAGCTTCCATGACGCATCGGAATTTGGACTTCCGTTTCTGA
- a CDS encoding macro domain-containing protein, which translates to MIKYVTGNLFDSKAEALVNTVNTVGVMGKGIALQFKKLFPNNYKIYKDLCDNKEFHIGQLLVVSDQNVITGEKTIINFPTKKHWKSPSEYEFIEKGLEELKKVIKEKKIQSIALPPLGSGNGGLQWFRVKEIISNKLSEVENCQVIVYEPNANVKEVLNKERVKLTPARAMLLFMLFELVKNGEFVSEFASEKLCYFLQRFGAQEHFKLNYSPNFYGPYSGKVKHVLNYLNGSYVMGYAGKDKKPFEQLNLLVDSEQAVDDYIKKNKELLEIVINTREFLTGFYSSFGLELLSTVDYIARTNKTLDKDEIKKELSNWSDRKKTLFSDDRFVDISINHLKKSDLLMEA; encoded by the coding sequence ATGATAAAATACGTAACAGGAAATTTATTTGATAGTAAAGCAGAAGCACTTGTTAATACGGTTAATACTGTCGGTGTAATGGGAAAAGGTATCGCATTACAATTCAAGAAGCTATTTCCAAACAATTACAAAATATATAAGGATCTTTGTGATAATAAAGAATTTCACATAGGACAATTATTAGTAGTAAGTGACCAAAATGTAATAACAGGAGAAAAAACAATCATAAATTTTCCAACTAAAAAGCATTGGAAAAGTCCTTCCGAATATGAATTTATTGAAAAAGGATTAGAAGAACTTAAAAAAGTTATTAAAGAGAAGAAGATTCAATCTATTGCCTTACCGCCATTAGGTAGCGGCAATGGAGGACTACAATGGTTTAGGGTAAAGGAAATCATCTCTAACAAGCTTTCAGAGGTTGAGAACTGCCAAGTTATCGTATATGAACCAAATGCAAATGTCAAAGAAGTATTAAACAAAGAACGTGTCAAATTAACACCCGCAAGAGCAATGTTACTCTTTATGTTATTTGAACTAGTGAAAAATGGAGAATTTGTTTCAGAATTTGCTAGTGAAAAACTTTGTTATTTTCTGCAAAGATTCGGAGCACAAGAGCATTTCAAATTAAATTATTCGCCAAATTTCTATGGTCCATATTCTGGAAAGGTAAAACACGTATTGAATTACCTTAATGGAAGTTATGTAATGGGTTATGCGGGAAAAGACAAGAAACCATTTGAACAACTTAACTTACTTGTTGATTCTGAACAAGCAGTTGATGATTACATAAAAAAGAATAAAGAACTTCTGGAAATAGTAATCAATACAAGGGAATTTCTAACTGGCTTCTATTCATCTTTCGGATTAGAATTACTTTCTACAGTAGATTATATCGCTCGAACAAATAAGACTTTAGACAAAGATGAAATAAAGAAAGAACTTAGTAATTGGAGCGACAGAAAAAAAACTCTCTTTTCTGATGATAGATTTGTAGACATATCTATTAATCACTTGAAAAAATCTGACTTGTTAATGGAGGCGTAG
- a CDS encoding DUF4433 domain-containing protein, whose product MTHIENIPHIIKNGITHKKSEHSNKTYKSIGDNSLIGTRDTFEMPNGELLGDYIPFYLGLRTPMLYVIQNGYNGVTSLHPSKIVYCVSSIQRIIEKEIDFVYTDGHATDSFTKYYTPADIDEVENQVDFNATKAKFWKDDNDLDLKRRKEAEFLIKQNLGYNDILGFAVYNDEAKNQLLEFGINTKKLATKPSLYF is encoded by the coding sequence ATGACTCACATTGAGAATATTCCGCATATTATTAAAAACGGAATAACTCATAAGAAATCAGAACATTCGAATAAGACTTATAAATCAATCGGAGACAATAGTTTGATTGGCACCAGAGATACATTTGAAATGCCGAATGGAGAACTACTTGGAGATTACATCCCATTTTATTTAGGATTGCGAACACCAATGCTTTATGTCATTCAAAATGGTTATAATGGAGTTACATCCTTACATCCGAGTAAAATTGTTTATTGTGTAAGCAGTATTCAAAGAATAATCGAAAAAGAAATTGACTTTGTTTATACAGATGGACACGCAACTGATAGCTTTACAAAATATTACACTCCTGCTGATATAGATGAAGTTGAAAATCAAGTTGATTTCAATGCCACAAAAGCAAAATTTTGGAAAGATGATAATGACCTTGATTTGAAAAGGAGAAAAGAAGCTGAATTTTTAATCAAACAAAATTTGGGATATAATGATATCTTAGGTTTTGCAGTTTATAATGATGAAGCAAAAAATCAACTCTTAGAATTTGGAATAAATACGAAAAAATTAGCCACCAAACCGTCTCTATACTTTTAA
- a CDS encoding transposase, whose amino-acid sequence MQGKKDYQEKLFASFQLSERIPKDNFYRRLRGTIDLDFLYRLTKGYYGESGQKSIDPVVFFKLCLVGYLENIISDRKLIDHCSMRLDILFFIGYDIDEELPWHSTISRTRQLFPESVFEEAFTNILSMCVERGMVSGHTQAIDSAPVKANASMDTLELKVPEEDLEEHLKKIRAISSMDREGPHRKSKNDRSDEGQRGITASKRELDAIKGRNKRWAKDQDQRPGAGNKGSKYTSNNAFLSLRSSEARQSHGPRCQDKRKAR is encoded by the coding sequence ATGCAGGGAAAGAAGGACTACCAGGAAAAGCTGTTCGCGAGCTTCCAGCTCAGCGAACGTATACCAAAGGACAATTTTTATAGACGCTTAAGAGGTACAATCGATCTGGATTTCCTCTATCGGTTGACCAAGGGATATTATGGGGAGAGCGGCCAGAAGAGCATCGACCCGGTGGTTTTCTTCAAGCTGTGTTTGGTGGGCTATCTGGAGAACATCATCAGCGACCGCAAGCTTATCGACCATTGTTCTATGCGCTTGGACATCCTATTTTTCATTGGCTATGACATCGATGAGGAGCTGCCCTGGCACAGCACCATAAGCAGGACCCGTCAACTGTTCCCGGAGTCCGTTTTCGAGGAGGCGTTCACCAATATTCTGTCCATGTGCGTGGAGAGGGGTATGGTGAGCGGCCATACGCAGGCGATCGATTCGGCCCCTGTAAAGGCGAACGCAAGTATGGATACCTTGGAGCTGAAGGTGCCCGAAGAGGATTTGGAGGAGCATCTGAAAAAGATACGTGCGATCAGTTCAATGGACAGAGAAGGACCCCACCGTAAATCCAAGAACGATAGATCGGATGAAGGTCAACGGGGTATTACTGCGAGCAAGAGGGAACTTGACGCGATAAAGGGCCGTAACAAGAGATGGGCAAAAGACCAGGACCAACGTCCCGGTGCCGGGAACAAGGGGTCGAAATACACGAGCAACAATGCCTTCCTCTCGCTTCGCTCGTCGGAGGCAAGACAGTCCCACGGACCCCGATGCCAGGATAAGCGTAAAGCCCGGTAA
- a CDS encoding transposase gives MPSSRFARRRQDSPTDPDARISVKPGKARKLNYLSQLSVDTAHHVITDIRAYHADGKDNQQLQDIVHRLQRRLWQQGMVFENCVADTGYSSGENYAFLETMGLKSFIPPHGTYKGGPDGFEYIGEHDRYLCPQGKVIPFTKMFKDYRTGTKKKEYRARKHVCTDCPIRSTCLGKSAQEKKFSVTYYREEYERNNERVNSPQGRYMKGKRQSTVEPVFGTLTQFMGMRKINTIGLAQANKVMHLSAIAYNLKKYLKFERKRAESGAGRLALKALAKSVLQNLFQASMTHRNLDFRF, from the coding sequence ATGCCTTCCTCTCGCTTCGCTCGTCGGAGGCAAGACAGTCCCACGGACCCCGATGCCAGGATAAGCGTAAAGCCCGGTAAGGCGCGGAAGCTGAACTACCTCTCCCAATTGAGCGTGGACACGGCGCACCATGTGATCACCGACATCAGGGCGTACCATGCGGACGGAAAGGACAATCAACAGCTACAGGATATCGTACACCGCTTACAAAGAAGGTTATGGCAACAGGGTATGGTTTTTGAAAACTGCGTAGCGGACACGGGCTACAGTTCGGGCGAGAACTATGCTTTTCTGGAGACCATGGGACTGAAGAGTTTCATTCCGCCCCACGGCACCTACAAGGGCGGTCCCGATGGGTTCGAGTACATCGGGGAACACGACCGTTATCTGTGTCCACAAGGAAAGGTGATCCCTTTCACCAAGATGTTCAAGGACTACCGTACGGGAACGAAAAAGAAGGAATACAGGGCAAGGAAGCATGTCTGTACCGATTGTCCGATACGTAGCACGTGTCTGGGAAAGAGTGCACAGGAGAAGAAGTTCTCGGTGACCTATTATCGGGAAGAATACGAACGTAATAACGAAAGGGTCAACAGTCCACAGGGGAGGTACATGAAGGGCAAACGCCAGAGTACCGTGGAACCGGTCTTCGGTACCCTGACCCAGTTCATGGGCATGCGCAAGATTAACACCATCGGCCTTGCACAGGCCAACAAGGTGATGCACCTCTCGGCCATCGCCTATAATTTGAAGAAGTACCTGAAATTCGAACGAAAACGGGCAGAAAGCGGGGCGGGACGGCTTGCTTTGAAGGCATTGGCCAAAAGTGTGCTCCAAAACCTGTTTCAAGCTTCCATGACGCATCGGAATTTGGACTTCCGTTTCTGA
- a CDS encoding abortive infection system antitoxin AbiGi family protein produces MDYWVDTDRIFEPGERDSFPLIHMTQNWEILELILTEGLKPSYCKENITNNKENKGACFPMISTSNVDSDFAISYQKSYGTLGIILSKKWGEENDFNPVLYLERTSDLTNDIIGNFKDITTTSKDELENALNGVKIDHKSLLTKQQIKIFAHSKNYDGILVRNNTLMAEKYPYGMEREWRKIIQQEKVPYFLVGEDMDKKADFNELIKDLRVDFSIDHLLGVIVESDWQVERVKEIINKKFNLKEFPESIKIKINPARHVPDEG; encoded by the coding sequence ATGGATTATTGGGTAGATACTGATAGAATTTTTGAGCCTGGGGAAAGAGATAGTTTCCCACTTATACATATGACCCAAAATTGGGAAATCTTAGAATTGATTTTAACTGAAGGACTGAAACCAAGTTATTGTAAAGAGAATATAACCAATAACAAAGAAAACAAAGGAGCTTGTTTTCCTATGATTAGCACTTCGAATGTTGACTCTGATTTTGCAATTTCTTATCAAAAATCGTACGGTACTCTAGGTATAATTTTGAGCAAAAAATGGGGGGAAGAAAATGATTTCAATCCTGTTTTATACCTCGAACGAACATCAGATTTGACCAATGATATAATTGGTAATTTCAAAGACATTACCACAACATCTAAAGATGAATTAGAAAATGCCTTGAATGGTGTAAAGATTGACCACAAAAGTTTGCTAACTAAACAGCAAATAAAGATTTTCGCTCACTCAAAAAATTATGATGGAATTTTAGTTCGTAATAATACTTTGATGGCAGAAAAATATCCATATGGTATGGAAAGAGAGTGGCGAAAAATAATTCAACAGGAAAAAGTACCTTACTTTCTTGTTGGTGAGGATATGGACAAAAAAGCAGATTTTAACGAATTGATAAAAGACTTAAGAGTCGATTTTTCAATTGACCATCTACTCGGAGTAATTGTCGAAAGTGATTGGCAAGTCGAAAGGGTAAAAGAAATTATAAATAAAAAATTTAATTTAAAGGAGTTTCCTGAAAGCATAAAAATCAAAATTAATCCAGCTAGACACGTGCCAGATGAAGGATAA
- a CDS encoding DUF5713 family protein, translating into MKKTLYILLILLITACNFGKSQNSNNGMIKQTELTNVKLKDYGFLDCMYRDSYFPKFLVDKCKNILVNMCGTIETETPENLEELYKITQSATDKLNDLEDEFFENNSEIETGARECLGANFAYISEAYGFDADVEELIATRNW; encoded by the coding sequence ATGAAAAAAACACTTTACATATTATTAATTCTATTGATTACCGCCTGCAACTTTGGAAAATCACAAAATTCGAATAATGGAATGATTAAACAAACCGAATTGACTAATGTAAAACTAAAAGATTATGGATTTTTAGATTGTATGTATAGAGACTCCTATTTTCCAAAATTTCTCGTGGACAAGTGTAAAAATATACTAGTAAATATGTGTGGGACTATCGAAACGGAAACGCCTGAAAATTTAGAAGAACTCTATAAAATAACACAAAGTGCTACTGATAAATTAAATGATTTGGAAGACGAATTTTTTGAAAATAATAGCGAAATTGAAACTGGAGCAAGAGAATGTTTAGGAGCTAATTTTGCATATATTTCTGAAGCTTATGGATTTGACGCTGATGTAGAAGAGTTAATCGCCACAAGAAACTGGTAA